Genomic window (Streptomyces sp. NBC_01431):
GCGACGTCGGTGGTCTGGAGCGATTCGGACATGGTGGTGCTCCTGTCTAAGGAGGGGGATGAGGCCGGTCAAGCCAACTGGGCGTTCCGTCGTGCGCTCTCGTGATCGAAGATATGCAGCACCACCATTAACTTCAACTGCATGTCAGGAACCCTTAGAGTTACTCGCATGCAATTGGATTTGAATCTCCTCACCGCGCTCGACGCGCTGTTGGAGGAGGGCAGCGTGGCCGGTGCTGCCGCGCGGCTTCATGTCACAGCCCCCGCGATGAGCCGGAGCCTGGGCCGGATTCGGCGCACGACCGGGGATCAGATCCTGGTGCGCACCGGCCGAACAATGACGCCGACGCCGTATGCGATCGCCGTCCGGGAACAGGTGCACGAGCTTCTGCACCAGGTCCAGGGAGTGCTGGCACCGAGCCGTGACCTCGATCTGGCGACGTTGGAGCGCACCTTCACGCTCCGCTGGCACGATTCCCTGGTCGCATTGAGCGGCCCCGCACTGCTCACGGCGGTACGCGAACAGGCGCCGGGGGTGCGATTGCGCTTCATTGCGGAATCGAGCATCGACACCCCCGAGTTGCGGCGCGGCGAGGTCGACCTGGAGGCGAACGCCAACCGTCCGAGTGCACCGGACATCCGGGCCGAGAACGTGGGCGAAAGCCGCCTGGTCATCGCCGTGAGACAGGGGCATCCCCTCACTCGCGTCACAGCCGTCACCGCACAGCAATACGCTGCGGCTGAGCACGTCACCGTCTCTCGACGCGGAAACCTCAGCAACGCTCTCGATGACGCCCTCGCCCGGCTCGGCCTCACTCGCCGTGTGGTGGCGACCGCGCCCACCGAAACGGCCGCGCTGGAGTTCGCGCGCGGCTCCGACCTCCTGGTCAGCGTCCCCGAAGCCACCACGCGCTCCGAGGGCACCGACTTCGGCCTGGCCCTGCTCCCCCTCCCGCTCGAACTGCCGTCGGCACCGGTCTACCTGTCGTGGCATCAGCGCTACGACACCGACCTCGCTCACGCCTGGCTGCGCGGGCTCGCGCGCACCACGCTGACCACGTGCGTGGCCTCGTAGTCGGCGACTCCGCACACGCAACCCCGGGGTTCGCCAATCGAGCGGCACTCCGGGTGAGACGCACACCCGAACGGTTCCGTGGACGCCGCGCCATTCACAGGGCCATCAGCAGTTCCAAGAAGGCCAGGTAGCGGGCGCGGCCGATGTTATGCGAAGCGCTTCGACAATCCTGCCCCCAGGTGAAAGAAATATGTTTTCCTGCGCAGACCCTTGCTGTTCAGGTGCCTCATTATTACTGTCCACGCAAACGCAAGCGCTTCGACATCTTTACCTCACCGAGTCCAGCTATCCCGGTGCTTGAAAGTAAGGGGCCCGAGCACCGTTCCCGCAGTTCTTGAGCGCGCCACCTCGACGACACGAGCCACCCACCATCGCGAGCAGTACCGCATGCGAACAGAGCGAAGGTGTCAACCCGTCAGCTGATCGACCGTCTCGGCCGCCTCGCTTTCGGCGGGGACTCCAACTGCGAGCAGCGGAAGGAGTCACTTCGCGCAGGGCCGGCCGTCTAGCCGATCAGTCGGCCGACTGCGCAAGCGCTTCGGACGGGGCTGGGTCGCGCCGCCCCGAGCCCGAACTCGCCGGTGAGCGACACCTCGCGGCGCCAGAGTCCGCCACCAGACCGGGGCGCGGAACCGCCCATCGCCGTCCTTGGAGGGACACATGAGATGGCAAACGCGTAAATCCATCAGCAGTAAGTCGGCCGGGTTCGGCCGGCTGGCCCTGATCGTCGCCGTGATCGCCGGGTTCCTGAGCTTCGCGTCGCCGGCACAGGCCCAGGGGGCTTCCACCTGTGACCAATGGGGTCAGTACACGCAGGGCACCTGGACGATCTACAACAACATCTGGGGCGAAAACCACGGCACGCAGTGCCTGACCGTCAACAGCATCAAGTCCTGGTACGTCGATGCCAACCACTCCGGCGGCGGGGTCAAGTCCTACCCGAACACCTCAGTCCAACCCCAGACGCCGCTGTCACAGTTGAACTCGGCGGGCTTCTGGTACAACACGTCGTCGGCTCCCGTCGCCGGCAGTGACTACTGGGACTGGACGAGCGACATCTGGTCGGCCGGCAACCAGGACGAGATCATGGTCTTCACCAGCTGGTCCGGGAGGGCAGGCGGCTGGGGACGGCAGATCGCGTCCAACGTGACCATCGGCGGCGTCCTGTACTCGTCGGTCTGGCAGGCCAATCCCGGCTGGAACGTCCTGCAGCTCATCCCCGCCCAACAGAGCAACACCGGCACCATCGACGTCTCGGCGGTCTGGCGATGGGCCGCGTCGCAGAACCTCCTGCGCAACACCACCTTCGAGACGATGCAGTTCGGCCTTGAGATCACCTCGACCAGCGGCGTGCAGAAGCGGTACTCGCTGAACGCCTACAGCGCCTGGTGGAACAACGCCTCCGGCGGCGGATCAAGCATCTAGCCGCAATACGCGCGACGCGACGGTGCGCTACGTCCGCACATGGGGACGAACGCCAAAGTCCACGAAGCCGGCCGCCAGCGGCCACGCAGACATGCTCCAGAACGGGCATGAGCTGGGGGTCGTCGCCGTAGTGTCCGGGCATCAGAACGAGGGTGAGGGGGCGGCACCGTCCGTCGGCGGCGAGGTGGATTTTGGCGGTGAATCCGCCGCGGGAGCGTCCCAGGCACTCGCTGATCGGACCACTCCCTCCAGCCGGACGGCCAGCTTCCGCCGTACCGGATCGACCTGGTTCGTCCCCCGGCCGACCCCCTGTTGGGCGTCAGTGGCCGCCGGTGTCTTCCTCGCACCGGCGGCGTGCTGGTGAGCCCGCGCCGTTGTCGAGTCCACCGAAACGTCCCAGTCGATCTGACCCGCGGCTTCCCCAGCGGCCTGGATCCGGTCCAGCAGCATCGTCCACGTTCCATTCGCGAACCAGCGGCGATGGCGTTCATGGACGGTCCACCATGGCCCGAGCCGCTCCGGTAGACCCCTCCACTGCACGCCCGTCCGGACCCGGTGGAGCACCCCATTGATCACTTCACCGGCCCCCACGAGCCTCGCCAGGAGGCAGGAACGACTCCAGCCGGTGCCACTCCCCGTTCGTCAGATCCCCAGACCCATACGTACAGCGCGGCCTCAACACCCCACCTCTGTCCGGAGAAGAGCCATCACCGTGCTCAGGCCGAGGATGCCAGCCGCTGCGGCAGAGCGTCGTTGTCGTCGTGGCTGGACGGCCTCGTCAAATCGCCAGCCACAGCCCGTGCTTGCCCGTCGGCCCGGGACTTTGCCGGAACGTACACGGTCAATGGCAAACCATCCTTGACCGTCGCATATCAAGTGGAAGCCGATGATTTCCATCAACTGCCCGTTGGCCAGCTCGTTTTCGCTCGCGGCCATGGATAAAGAAAAGCCCAAGCCCTTAAGTCATGCGTTGACGAACCCCATGGTCACCCTTACGTTGCATCTCAAACGGAAATAGCTTTCCGTAATGCGGAATATTCCCTCAATGGATGCCGCCCACCTCAACGCGCGGACGTCTCCCCGCCCGCAGAAGGAGCGCCTCCATGAATCTCGCTCCACTGGAGATCGACAAGCTCTGCGTCAACGTGGTCGCCACACTGGCCTGTCGGCGCCCTGGTCGTGATCCGATCGGCGCCTGAGAGATGAGACCGACTCCCCGATCCCGCCTGTGGCACCCCCGGCACGCCGCCCTTGTCCTGGTCGAAGGGCACGAGAGCGCCCAGGCCAACAGCCTCGACCCGCTCGCCGACGATCGGCTCGCATTCCGCGCCAACTCCGTGGGCCGGGATCTCACACATGCGGTCACCGCCGCGCACAACTCACGGTGCCACCAGCGCACCGTGGTCAACGCCGCTCACTCGGTCAACGTCCTCGCCACGGCGACCATGCCCACCGAGTACCCCGGGGCCCAGCTCAGCGTCGTGGCACCCACTCCCCCACGGTTACCGCAGCCGTACACCGGCTCCTGATGCCGTACGCCGGGTCCTGATCGGCATACCGGCCCCGGTGATGCGCACGCCGCCCCTCACACTCCTTTGCCTGACCGCCACCGTGCCGATCAAGCACGGCGACCCAACACGGAAAGACTCGGATGCCCACCACTTTCGATACGGGCAACACAGCGTGGCTCATGGCGAGTACCGCCATGGTGCTGCTGATGACGCCCGGCCTCGCCTTCTTCTACGGCGGCATGGTCAAGACCAAGCACGTGCTGGTCATGCTCAAGATGAGCTTCGTCTGCCTGGCCCTGGTCACCCTGCTGTGGCTGGCGATCGGTTACAGCCTGGCGTTCGGCAAGGACGTCGGCGGCTGGGGCCTGATCGGCTCCCCGGCCCACTGGATGATGCACGACGTCGGGATGACCAGCCTGAACGGTTCCATCCCCACCGTCATCTTCTCCGGCTTCCAGATGGCCTTCGCCATCA
Coding sequences:
- a CDS encoding LysR family transcriptional regulator; translated protein: MQLDLNLLTALDALLEEGSVAGAAARLHVTAPAMSRSLGRIRRTTGDQILVRTGRTMTPTPYAIAVREQVHELLHQVQGVLAPSRDLDLATLERTFTLRWHDSLVALSGPALLTAVREQAPGVRLRFIAESSIDTPELRRGEVDLEANANRPSAPDIRAENVGESRLVIAVRQGHPLTRVTAVTAQQYAAAEHVTVSRRGNLSNALDDALARLGLTRRVVATAPTETAALEFARGSDLLVSVPEATTRSEGTDFGLALLPLPLELPSAPVYLSWHQRYDTDLAHAWLRGLARTTLTTCVAS